Proteins encoded in a region of the Cupriavidus pauculus genome:
- a CDS encoding SDR family NAD(P)-dependent oxidoreductase — protein MSTTQTTQSTQATQKVAIITGASQGIGAELVKAYRQRGYRVVATARGIRQGDDQDVVAVAGDIADPDTARRAVAAAVEKFGRVDALVNNAGIFIAKPFTSYTQEDFTTKVGVNLAGFFYITQLAVAEMEKQGKGHVVSITTSLTDHAVDGVPSVLASLTKGGINSATKSLAIEYAKRNIRVNAVSPGIIKSPMHAPETYEALGKLHPVGHMGEMSDIAEAVLFLESAPFITGEILHVDGGQSAGH, from the coding sequence ATGAGCACAACGCAAACCACGCAATCCACGCAAGCGACGCAGAAGGTCGCCATCATTACCGGCGCATCGCAAGGCATCGGCGCAGAGCTGGTGAAGGCCTATCGTCAACGCGGTTATCGCGTGGTCGCCACCGCGCGTGGCATCAGGCAGGGTGACGATCAGGACGTCGTCGCCGTGGCGGGCGACATCGCCGATCCGGACACCGCGCGCCGCGCCGTGGCCGCCGCCGTGGAAAAGTTCGGCCGCGTGGACGCGCTGGTCAACAACGCCGGCATCTTTATCGCCAAGCCGTTCACGAGCTACACGCAGGAGGACTTCACGACGAAGGTCGGCGTGAACCTCGCGGGCTTCTTCTACATCACGCAACTGGCCGTGGCCGAAATGGAGAAGCAGGGCAAGGGCCATGTGGTCAGCATCACGACCAGCCTGACCGACCACGCCGTGGATGGCGTGCCCTCGGTGCTCGCGTCGCTGACCAAGGGCGGCATCAACTCGGCCACCAAGTCGCTGGCCATCGAATACGCCAAGCGCAATATCCGCGTGAACGCCGTGTCTCCCGGCATCATCAAGTCGCCGATGCACGCACCGGAAACTTATGAGGCGCTGGGCAAGCTGCACCCCGTGGGCCATATGGGCGAAATGAGCGATATCGCGGAAGCGGTCCTGTTCCTGGAGTCGGCCCCGTTCATCACGGGCGAGATCCTGCACGTGGACGGCGGCCAGAGCGCGGGCCACTGA
- a CDS encoding phosphatidate cytidylyltransferase, whose translation MQSLHMMHETQLLFAGAFGVLIFASLVTSILRWRVAKGQPNNVIDNLASRVSAWWWMIGILGVVFAMGRGAIVILFGLLSFYALREFVTITTTRRGDHRAIVAAFFFFLPAQYVLVYIGWYGLFSIFIPVYAFLFLPILAAVSSETTRFLERCAGVQWAVMICVFCISHVPALLTLPIPDFEERNLLLIAFLVIVVQGSDVLQYVWGKLVGKRKIAPTLSPSKTVEGFVGGVLSATALGASLWWITPYGSPLKAGAVALVIALMGFFGGLVMSAIKRDRGIKDWGHMIQGHGGMLDRLDSVVFAAPVFFHITRFWWVP comes from the coding sequence ATGCAGAGCCTGCACATGATGCATGAGACCCAATTGCTGTTTGCCGGCGCGTTCGGCGTGCTGATTTTCGCGTCGCTGGTCACGTCGATCCTGCGCTGGCGTGTGGCGAAGGGCCAGCCCAACAACGTGATCGACAACCTCGCGTCGCGCGTTTCCGCGTGGTGGTGGATGATCGGCATTCTTGGCGTGGTGTTCGCGATGGGACGCGGCGCGATCGTGATCCTGTTCGGCCTGCTGTCGTTCTATGCGCTGCGCGAGTTCGTGACGATCACCACCACGCGGCGCGGCGACCATCGCGCGATCGTCGCGGCGTTCTTCTTCTTTCTGCCCGCGCAGTACGTGCTCGTGTACATCGGCTGGTATGGATTGTTCTCGATCTTTATCCCGGTCTATGCGTTCCTGTTCCTGCCGATTCTCGCCGCGGTGTCTTCGGAGACCACGCGCTTTCTGGAGCGATGCGCGGGCGTGCAGTGGGCGGTGATGATCTGCGTGTTCTGCATCTCCCACGTGCCCGCATTGCTTACGCTGCCGATTCCCGATTTCGAGGAGCGCAACCTGCTGTTGATCGCGTTTCTCGTGATCGTGGTGCAGGGCAGCGATGTGCTGCAGTACGTATGGGGGAAGCTCGTCGGCAAGCGCAAGATCGCGCCGACGCTGTCGCCTTCCAAGACCGTCGAGGGGTTTGTCGGCGGCGTGCTGAGCGCGACGGCGCTGGGCGCGTCGCTGTGGTGGATCACGCCTTACGGTTCGCCGCTGAAGGCGGGGGCCGTGGCGCTGGTCATCGCGCTGATGGGGTTCTTCGGCGGGCTCGTGATGTCGGCCATCAAGCGCGACCGGGGCATCAAGGACTGGGGGCACATGATCCAGGGCCACGGCGGCATGCTGGACCGGCTCGATTCCGTGGTGTTTGCGGCGCCCGTGTTCTTCCATATCACGCGGTTCTGGTGGGTACCGTAA
- a CDS encoding lysophospholipid acyltransferase family protein, with amino-acid sequence MNWIARLVARAIIGFARLLTGMQARWNGCIPSAAQRVYFANHSSHGDFVLIWGSLPPDLRPSTRPVAGADYWLKSPLRRFIGRDVFHALLIDRTGGQGGAAGGAVADPVSQMKDALAAGSSLIIFPEGTRNTTDARLLPFKSGIYHLARSCTADTVDAPVEFVPVWIDNLNRVMPKGEIVPVPLLCTVTFGTPLTLAPDESKEAFLERARNGLLSIAPELED; translated from the coding sequence ATGAACTGGATAGCAAGACTCGTCGCGCGCGCGATCATCGGCTTTGCGCGGCTATTGACCGGTATGCAGGCGCGATGGAACGGCTGCATCCCGTCCGCCGCGCAGCGCGTGTACTTTGCCAACCACAGCAGCCATGGCGATTTCGTGCTGATCTGGGGCAGCCTGCCACCCGATCTGCGGCCTTCTACGCGGCCCGTGGCGGGCGCCGATTACTGGCTGAAGTCGCCGCTCCGGCGATTCATCGGGCGTGACGTGTTCCATGCGCTACTGATCGATCGGACCGGCGGGCAGGGTGGAGCGGCCGGCGGTGCGGTCGCGGATCCGGTCTCGCAGATGAAGGACGCGCTGGCCGCCGGATCGTCGCTGATCATCTTCCCCGAGGGCACGCGCAACACGACGGACGCGCGGCTGCTTCCGTTCAAGAGCGGCATCTACCACCTCGCGCGCAGCTGCACGGCCGATACCGTCGATGCGCCCGTCGAGTTCGTGCCCGTCTGGATCGACAACCTCAATCGTGTGATGCCGAAGGGCGAGATCGTGCCGGTGCCGCTGCTCTGTACGGTGACGTTCGGCACGCCGCTGACGCTGGCCCCTGACGAGTCCAAGGAAGCATTTCTCGAGCGCGCCCGGAATGGGCTGCTGTCGATCGCCCCCGAGCTGGAAGACTGA
- a CDS encoding amylo-alpha-1,6-glucosidase translates to MQVDSLPHGGNATLVAGAPRVAQFYIPTTASLQERRPRTLKHGDTFGLFDHNGDAIGAVGSPEGLYHLDTRHLSFLRLSIDGARPMLLSSTLSDDNSALTCDLTNPDLSDEDGRLRLERDLIHLRRTRFLWNGTCYERLAVRNFDERARRVRIEIHFAADFADLFEVRGTQRARRGTDHDAALAPAAVTLSYTGLDNVLRSTALGFHPTPDDLKKDCATFDLVLDPLSSKQLFVEVRCTSPSADPAGPVTFLSALRKSRRELRRMTRRETAIRTSNESFNELTRRSVSDLHMLRTETPHGPYPYAGIPWFSTAFGRDAIITALQMLWLDPQLARGVLQYLAAKQATTIDASADAEPGKILHETRHGEMARLGEVPFGLYYGSVDATPLYVVLAGAYLQRTGDMETIRALWPNIRAALDWITDFGDRDGDLFVEYGRQSSEGLINQGWKDSRDSVFHADGQLAPGPIALVEVQAYTYGAWNAASLICSALGDTAGAATHGARAEALRDAFDARFYDQELGTYVLALDGDKKPCRVRTSNAGHALFTGIARPERAQSVIAALMDCRTFCGWGVRTVSSEAARFNPMSYHNGSVWPHDNALIAQGMARYGHHAEAIRIFEGLYSASNYIDQRRLPELFCGFPRRRSQGPTFYPVACSPQAWAAAAPVLLLQACLGLDFDPYEPAITFNTPTLPSFLDEVLLDNLTVSGTSANVAIRRVEGRIVVDVIARRGAIQVRTRA, encoded by the coding sequence CCATCTGTCGTTCCTGCGGCTGTCCATCGATGGCGCACGTCCCATGCTGCTATCTTCGACGCTGAGCGACGACAATTCCGCGCTGACTTGCGATCTGACAAATCCGGACCTCTCGGACGAAGACGGACGCCTCAGGCTGGAACGAGACCTGATTCACCTGCGCCGCACGCGTTTCCTGTGGAACGGCACTTGCTACGAGCGGCTCGCGGTACGCAACTTCGACGAACGCGCGCGCCGCGTACGCATCGAGATCCACTTCGCCGCGGACTTCGCCGATCTGTTCGAAGTGCGAGGCACCCAACGCGCGCGGCGTGGAACCGATCACGACGCGGCGCTAGCGCCGGCGGCCGTCACGTTGTCGTATACGGGCCTGGACAATGTCTTGCGCAGCACCGCGCTTGGCTTCCACCCGACACCGGATGACCTGAAGAAAGACTGCGCAACGTTCGATCTGGTGCTCGATCCGTTGTCGTCGAAGCAATTGTTCGTCGAGGTCCGCTGCACTTCGCCGTCGGCGGATCCTGCGGGCCCCGTGACGTTTCTCTCGGCGCTGCGTAAGTCCCGGCGAGAGCTGCGACGGATGACCAGGCGCGAAACCGCCATCAGGACGTCGAATGAATCGTTCAACGAGCTGACTCGCCGCAGCGTCTCAGACCTGCATATGCTCAGGACGGAGACACCTCACGGCCCCTACCCTTATGCCGGGATCCCATGGTTCAGCACCGCATTCGGGCGAGACGCGATCATCACGGCCCTGCAGATGTTATGGCTGGATCCGCAGCTGGCGCGTGGCGTGCTGCAGTACCTGGCGGCAAAGCAGGCAACCACGATCGATGCGAGCGCCGACGCCGAGCCTGGAAAAATCCTCCACGAGACTCGCCATGGCGAGATGGCGCGACTGGGAGAGGTGCCATTCGGGCTCTATTACGGAAGCGTCGACGCCACGCCACTGTACGTCGTCCTCGCCGGCGCCTACCTCCAGCGCACCGGCGACATGGAAACCATCCGGGCGCTCTGGCCGAACATCCGTGCCGCTCTCGATTGGATCACCGATTTTGGCGATCGCGATGGCGATCTGTTCGTCGAGTACGGTCGACAGTCCTCGGAGGGGCTGATCAACCAGGGGTGGAAGGATAGTCGCGATTCCGTCTTCCATGCGGATGGACAGCTGGCGCCGGGACCCATCGCGCTGGTCGAAGTGCAGGCCTACACCTATGGCGCGTGGAACGCGGCGTCGCTTATCTGCTCGGCGCTTGGGGATACAGCGGGGGCGGCGACCCACGGCGCCAGGGCGGAGGCCCTGCGCGATGCGTTTGACGCCCGCTTCTACGATCAGGAGCTAGGGACGTATGTCCTGGCGCTGGATGGCGACAAGAAGCCTTGCAGAGTCCGGACTTCTAACGCAGGTCACGCGCTGTTCACGGGCATCGCCCGGCCAGAGCGCGCCCAATCGGTGATTGCGGCGTTGATGGATTGCAGGACATTCTGTGGATGGGGGGTTCGCACGGTCTCGTCCGAGGCGGCGCGCTTCAATCCGATGAGCTATCACAACGGATCCGTCTGGCCGCACGACAACGCCCTGATCGCGCAGGGCATGGCGCGCTATGGCCATCACGCGGAGGCCATTCGCATATTCGAGGGTCTGTATTCCGCATCGAACTACATCGATCAACGCCGGCTCCCCGAGTTGTTCTGCGGGTTCCCGCGTCGGCGCAGTCAAGGCCCGACATTCTACCCAGTTGCCTGTTCGCCGCAGGCATGGGCGGCCGCGGCACCGGTACTGCTGTTGCAGGCGTGCCTCGGTCTGGACTTCGATCCGTACGAACCCGCGATAACGTTCAATACGCCGACCTTGCCGTCGTTCCTCGATGAAGTGCTGCTAGACAACCTGACGGTCAGCGGGACAAGTGCGAACGTGGCGATCCGTCGCGTGGAGGGGCGCATCGTCGTCGACGTGATAGCGCGCCGCGGCGCAATCCAGGTGCGCACCCGAGCCTGA
- a CDS encoding phosphatase PAP2/dual specificity phosphatase family protein — MASVVASAIPARRPWGLAITLLAGMAVLFFGTYNAANWLASQRANVPYFHYDWERYIPFVPWTILPYWSIDLLYGLSFFLWRTREGLLTHVKRLLMAQVVSVVCFVAFPLRFAFDRPPADGWAGQLFTLLGGFDKPFNQAPSLHISLLVVLWVAYALHLSGRWRWLLHGWFALIGVSVLTTYQHHLIDLPTGWLVGWLCVFAFPLARAVVPAEATGLAVGVEPSGIDPRARALALRYGIGAGVVLLLSLAALQVSVTAWLVLVWVALALLCVAWIYRMGRAEGFGKGDDGALPMAAWWMLAPYLAGAFLNSRWWTRGHAAVDHVADGVWIGRLPGEAEMRQADADALLDLTAEFPRRVESDAYCCVPVLDLTVPSQAQLQRAVRQIEAWHREGRTVLVTCALGYSRSALVVACWLAVHRRCTAEQALAALRAARPHVVLGPASVAALTTFVEQFVEPSHAAQ; from the coding sequence ATGGCAAGCGTCGTCGCCAGCGCAATACCGGCACGCCGCCCGTGGGGGCTGGCCATTACGCTGCTGGCCGGCATGGCGGTGCTCTTCTTCGGCACCTATAACGCCGCCAACTGGCTCGCAAGCCAGCGCGCGAACGTGCCGTACTTCCACTACGACTGGGAGCGGTATATCCCGTTCGTGCCGTGGACCATCCTGCCGTACTGGTCGATCGATCTGCTGTACGGTCTCTCGTTCTTCCTGTGGCGGACGCGCGAAGGGTTGCTCACGCACGTGAAGCGCCTGCTGATGGCGCAGGTCGTGTCGGTCGTGTGCTTTGTCGCGTTCCCGCTGCGGTTTGCGTTCGATCGTCCGCCCGCCGATGGATGGGCGGGCCAGCTGTTCACGCTGCTCGGCGGGTTCGACAAGCCGTTCAATCAGGCGCCGTCGCTCCATATCAGCCTGCTGGTCGTGCTGTGGGTCGCCTATGCATTGCATCTGTCCGGCCGCTGGCGGTGGCTGTTGCATGGCTGGTTCGCGCTGATCGGCGTGTCGGTGCTGACGACCTACCAGCATCACCTGATCGACCTGCCGACGGGCTGGCTCGTGGGATGGCTCTGCGTGTTCGCGTTTCCGCTCGCGCGCGCGGTCGTGCCCGCGGAAGCCACGGGGCTGGCGGTGGGCGTCGAGCCGTCGGGCATCGATCCGCGGGCGCGCGCGCTGGCCTTGCGTTATGGCATCGGCGCCGGCGTGGTGCTGCTGCTGTCGCTGGCCGCCTTGCAGGTCTCCGTGACCGCATGGCTCGTACTCGTCTGGGTCGCGCTAGCGTTGCTGTGCGTGGCATGGATCTATCGCATGGGTCGCGCGGAAGGCTTTGGCAAGGGCGACGACGGCGCGTTGCCGATGGCGGCCTGGTGGATGCTCGCCCCGTATCTGGCGGGCGCGTTTCTCAACTCGCGCTGGTGGACGCGCGGGCATGCGGCGGTCGATCACGTGGCGGATGGCGTGTGGATCGGCCGCCTGCCTGGCGAAGCCGAGATGCGGCAGGCGGATGCCGATGCGCTGCTGGACCTGACCGCCGAGTTTCCGCGGCGAGTGGAGAGCGATGCGTATTGCTGCGTGCCCGTGCTGGACCTGACGGTGCCGTCGCAGGCGCAGTTGCAGCGCGCCGTGCGGCAGATCGAGGCATGGCATCGCGAGGGGCGGACCGTGCTGGTCACCTGCGCGCTCGGGTATTCGCGCAGCGCGCTCGTGGTGGCATGCTGGCTGGCCGTGCATCGGCGATGCACGGCGGAGCAGGCGCTTGCCGCGCTGCGCGCGGCGCGGCCGCATGTGGTGCTGGGGCCCGCCAGCGTGGCGGCGCTGACAACGTTTGTGGAGCAGTTCGTGGAGCCATCGCATGCCGCACAGTGA